The following proteins are co-located in the Doryrhamphus excisus isolate RoL2022-K1 chromosome 3, RoL_Dexc_1.0, whole genome shotgun sequence genome:
- the LOC131125667 gene encoding UPF0606 protein KIAA1549-like isoform X1, with amino-acid sequence MGPRTPKCHLFLLVTMTLVSMATSASPVPAVFVSGGPDRNRTAASSPRPSSPSSSSSPLQPGPRAAGPESGYHGNSGSLSADAGAQGIHLLLRPPDLLSPSLTPPFAPHNQPTMSPPPTWDQGNSLEEAWGSGDYVETLSFVVPDGEELALATPLPSHPYDDDDDVGDWASHETILPPRPTPPLKSHIVLSPSSTAPSIPPHTRPAHPDVFPTWDDDYDPEDLAPLQPTELLLPDMNSLEYYTNLLARERGRGGSQEASQEGQVLTKPSVTPTAVCNQTRAVPSSGPPPGKEPESPAAVPTPGPSLPPTLTHEEEPQSETPSAPSPVPEQKDPLPPNTKHPPTSNSTSRVRLPPPPVPPTLLDRPAEVTAKPEKTTTTTPTTQRTAISLTRAPPATTPRVAQTPASKQYLCNVTKPESYLVRVGGTRGSVAGFTLVRDLLRREFNRSVELQFLRTPSSFAFRVVSGPLIYTAISVINALRRPPRVSGSVPAVSALYTVPDLRYQVHTVLQFVPVHVDVRVCNFSERVEIGLVMAYSKTRQRSSEAGGVSVQLLNITVSSARPAAEQKVPVDITFAVRDGRGYLPGSEVSQHLRKLSMVEFSFYIGFPALQIAEPFQYPELNTSHHLRSTWVRTVLLGVENQLSSERSFGARVERRLALLLEEGLGLSGRRRWRRATAVGNSSLQVVRVARLSGPERPLEVLYFVEGPGGTRVPADVTAETLNSLDLQRAAIVLGHQVQRPLAQPVETMSVPPSETQSSSIWLIVGVIVPVFLAVFIIIILYWKLCGSEKLEFQPDAINTIQQRQKLQASSVKGFDFAKLHLGQHSKDDIMVIQEPGPLPAPTKEATPSDGGDLNTPKSKGSSTKTTRASRRHRGRTSPSDADSLGSDQSSGRESPEESTRPVATPMEAKQQRKPPKNAPSGGPDELLSSSSIFEHVDRLSRGSSDGARRPASKVQLIAMQPRPSPPSTKPSPSLSEKVNTEVRRVRMTSSQTGADILAVPQVALRHKSEMEHHRNKLRQRAKRRGQCEFPSMDDIMDAFGDGPVQSEVAQRLYSSAHDHMDCILQGDTPSPPRSDLRGRRSPRGRRAQPGPGSLPDTDQDRLLVDQGATYRKYPGLNNVAYMSDPDLPPDHGSPSPTDEVFDPAPVPPPYMPPQPSIEEARQQMHSLLDDAFALVSPSSQGSAGLSGVSPALPGPSAQAGPLGRQWGSYPSGPSHSPLSPRYAELGVSPTSAQGGQGHLQRQGSGGFVSAGDQLQEPPYSSRGQYKKPPSSSRPRPVGGSAGVQLHHLTQVGLSSQIGAYPGVGRSASGPTSSCWHQQHSEQDLSRPGGSRENVLSFPDFSSSLFQMPSSSLRDVSAPPLLLTSPTPEYLPEDASPSALSSASLIKAIREELRRLAQKQAVTSYP; translated from the exons ATGGGACCCAGAACCCCAAAGTGTCACCTCTTCCTGCTGGTCACCATGACGCTGGTTTCCATGGCGACGTCCGCTTCTCCTGTCCCAG ctgTTTTTGTCTCAGGCGGGCCGGACCGGAACAGAACAGCAGCGTCTTCGCCACGTCCTTCATCcccttcatcttcctcatcgCCCCTCCAACCGGGACCCCGAGCAGCCGGTCCGGAGtctggttaccatggcaacagtggCAGTCTCTCGGCAGATGCGGGCGCTCAGGGAATTCACCTCCTCCTCAGACCCCCTGACCTCCTGTCCCCCAGCCTGACTCCCCCTTTTGCCCCTCACAACCAGCCCACCATGAGCCCCCCTCCCACCTGGGACCAAGGCAACTCGCTAGAGGAGGCCTGGGGTTCTGGAGACTACGTGGAGACGCTGTCCTTCGTGGTTCCCGATGGGGAGGAGCTAGCACTAGCCACGCCTCTGCCCAGCCACCCctacgacgatgatgatgatgttggtgACTGGGCGTCCCACGAGACCATCTTACCCCCGcgccccacccccccactcaaGTCTCACATCGTCCTCTCGCCATCCTCCACCGCCCCCAGCATCCCTCCCCACACGCGGCCCGCCCACCCGGATGTCTTCCCCACCTGGGATGACGACTATGACCCCGAAGACCTGGCCCCGCTTCAGCCGACCGAGCTGCTGCTGCCTGACATGAACAGTTTGGAATACTACACCAACCTGTTGGCTAGagagcgggggaggggggggtctcAGGAGGCTTCGCAGGAGGGCCAGGTCTTGACCAAACCCTCTGTCACTCCAACAGCAGTCTGCAACCAAACCCGAGCAGTTCCAAGTTCTGGTCCCCCTCCCGGGAAGGAGCCCGAGAGTCCCGCGGCAGTGCCCACCCCCGGTCCCAGCCTCCCACCCACCCTCACACATGAGGAGGAGCCTCAATCTGAGACACCCTCGGCCCCCTCTCCGGTTCCAGAACAAAAAGACCCCCTTCCGCCAAACACCAAACACCCCCCCACTTCTAACTCCACCAGTCGGGTGCGTCTGCCTCCGCCGCCCGTACCCCCCACCCTTCTGGACAGACCGGCAGAGGTCACCGCCAAGCCGGAGAAGACCACCACTACGACCCCCACCACGCAGAGGACCGCCATCAGCTTGACGAGAGCACCGCCAGCAACCACCCCCAGGGTGGCCCAGACCCCCGCCAGCAAACAGTACTTGTGCAACGTCACCAAGCCAGAGTCGTACCTGGTCAGAGTAG GTGGGACCAGAGGCTCCGTGGCCGGTTTCACCTTGGTCCGGGATCTTTTGAGGAGGGAATTTAACCGATCGGTGGAGCTTCAG TTCTTGAGAACTCCTTCCAGTTTTGCCTTCCGTGTGGTGTCCGGTCCTTTGATCTACACAGCCATATCGGTCATCAATGCCCTCCGCCGACCGCCACGTGTCTCAGGTTCGGTTCCCGCGGTGTCGGCCCTGTACACCGTGCCTGACCTCAGGTACCAGGTCCACACGGTGCTGCAGTTCGTTCCAGTCCACGTTGACGTCAGAGTGTGTAACTTCAGCGAGCGTGTCGAGATCGGCCTAGTGATGGCGTACAGCAAAACTCGGCAACGTTCTTCGGAGGCGGGCGGCGTTAGCGTCCAG ctgctAAACATCACGGTCAGCTCGGCAAGGCCGGCGGCGGAGCAGAAGGTTCCCGTCGACATCACGTTCGCGGTTCGGGATGGGAGGGGCTACTTGCCGGGTTCGGAGGTCAGCCAACACCTGAGGAAGCTCAGCATGGTGGAGTTCAGCTTCTACATCGGCTTTCCTGCTCTGCAGATTGCTGAAC CATTTCAGTACCCTGAGCTCAACACCTCCCATCACCTGCGATCCACGTGGGTCCGCACGG TTCTCCTGGGCGTGGAGAACCAGCTGTCGTCCGAGCGAAGCTTTGGAGCTCGCGTGGAGCGGCGCTTGGCCCTGCTGCTCGAGGAAGGACTGGGACTTTCCGGCAGAAGGCGCTGGAGGAGAGCCACGGCTGTAGGCAACAGCAGCCTGCAG GTGGTGCGGGTGGCCAGGCTGTCCGGGCCAGAACGCCCTCTTGAGGTCTTATATTTTGTTGAGGGTCCGGGGGGCACACGGGTACCGGCGGATGTGACAGCAGAAACCCTGAATAGCTTAGACCTGCAGAGAGCCGCCATCGTCCTGGGACACCAAGTCCAGAGACCGCTGGCCCAAC CGGTGGAGACCATGTCTGTCCCCCCATCCGAGACCCAAAGCAGTAGCATCTGGCTGATCGTTGGCGTGATCGTCCCGGTCTTTCTGGccgtcttcatcatcatcatcctctacTGGAAGCTATGTGGATCAGAGAAACTGGAGTTCCAGCCGGACGCCATCAACACCATCCAGCAGCGGCAGAAG CTTCAGGCCTCCAGCGTGAAAGGCTTCGACTTCGCCAAACTCCACCTGGGCCAGCACAGTAAAGACGACATCATGGTGATCCAGGAGCCGGGACCGCTGCCGGCCCCCACCAAGGAGGCCACGCCCTCTGATGGCGGTGACCTCAACACTCCCAAATCAAAAGGGTCGTCCACCAAAACTACGAGAGCAAGCCGCCGCCACCGTGGAAG GACCAGCCCGTCAGACGCTGACTCGTTAGGCAGCGACCAATCCAGCGGCAGAGAGTCGCCAGAGGAGAGTACTCGCCCTGTAGCCACGCCCATGGAGGCCAAGCAGCAGAGGAAGCCGCCCAAAAACG CGCCGTCAGGCGGTCCAGATGAGCTGTTGTCCTCATCCTCCATCTTTGAACACGTGGATCGTCTTTCTCGTGGCTCGTCTGACGGCGCGCGGCGTCCAGCTAGCAAGGTGCAGCTCATCGCCATGCAGCCGCGTCCGAGCCCGCCGTCGACCAAGCCCAGCCCCTCCCTCAGCGAAAAGGTCAACACAGAGGTGAGACGGGTGCGAATGACATCATCTCAGACGGGCGCTGACATCCTGGCGGTCCCgcaggtggcgctgcgacaCAAGTCGGAAATGGAGCACCATCGGAACAAACTCCGGCAGCGCGCCAAGAGGCGGGGCCAGTGTGAATTCCCGTCCATGGATGACATCATGGACGCTTTTGGAGACGGGCCGGTCCAGAGTGAGGTTGCTCAGCGTCTCTACAGCTCCGCCCACGACCACATGGACTGCATCCTACAGGGGGACACCCCGTCCCCTCCCAGGTCGGACTTGAG AGGGAGGCGCTCTCCTCGGGGTCGGCGGGCTCAGCCGGGACCTGGAAGTCTTCCTGACACAGACCAGGATCGGCTGCTTGTGGACCAGGGTGCCACCTACAGGAAGTACCCAGGACTCAACAACGTGGCCTACATG TCTGATCCGGACCTGCCTCCGGACCACGGGAGCCCCTCTCCCACCGATGAGGTGTTTGACCCCGCCCCGGTCCCGCCCCCTTACATGCCACCGCAGCCGTCCATCGAGGAAGCCCGGCAGCAGATGCACTCCCTCCTGGACGACGCCTTTGCTCTGGTCTCTCCATCCTCGCAAGGCAGCGCCGGGTTGAGCGGTGTAAGCCCCGCCCTCCCCGGCCCATCCGCACAGGCCGGCCCCCTGGGAAGGCAGTGGGGGTCCTACCCGTCCGGCCCCTCCCACAGCCCCCTGTCCCCG AGATACGCTGAGCTGGGAGTTTCTCCGACCTCCGCTCAGGGAGGCCAAGGTCATCTGCAAAG GCAGGGTTCAGGAGGCTTTGTTTCCGCTGGAGACCAGCTGCAGGAGCCCCCGTactccagcagggggcagtacAAAAAGCCGCCCTCATCCTCCAGACCCCGTCCCGTGGGGGGCAGCGCAG GTGTGCAGCTCCACCACCTGACCCAGGTGGGCTTGTCCAGCCAGATTGGCGCCTACCCCGGGGTGGGCCGCAGCGCCTCAGGTCCGACCAGCTCCTGTTGGCACCAACAGCACTCAGAGCAGGACCTCTCCAGACCCGGAGGCAGCAGGGAGAAC GTGCTGTCCTTTCCCGACTTCTCGTCGTCTCTTTTCCAGATGCCGAGCTCCTCGCTTCGGGATGTGTCAGCGCCACCGCTTCTTCTGACCTCGCCGACTCCAGAATATCTGCCCGAGGACGCCTCGCCCTCCGCTCTTAGCTCCGCCTCCTTGATCAAGGCCATCAGGGAGGAGCTTCGCCGCCTGGCGCAAAAACAGGCTGTGACCAGCTACCCTTAA
- the LOC131125667 gene encoding UPF0606 protein KIAA1549-like isoform X4 — MGPRTPKCHLFLLVTMTLVSMATSASPVPAVFVSGGPDRNRTAASSPRPSSPSSSSSPLQPGPRAAGPESGYHGNSGSLSADAGAQGIHLLLRPPDLLSPSLTPPFAPHNQPTMSPPPTWDQGNSLEEAWGSGDYVETLSFVVPDGEELALATPLPSHPYDDDDDVGDWASHETILPPRPTPPLKSHIVLSPSSTAPSIPPHTRPAHPDVFPTWDDDYDPEDLAPLQPTELLLPDMNSLEYYTNLLARERGRGGSQEASQEGQVLTKPSVTPTAVCNQTRAVPSSGPPPGKEPESPAAVPTPGPSLPPTLTHEEEPQSETPSAPSPVPEQKDPLPPNTKHPPTSNSTSRVRLPPPPVPPTLLDRPAEVTAKPEKTTTTTPTTQRTAISLTRAPPATTPRVAQTPASKQYLCNVTKPESYLVRVGGTRGSVAGFTLVRDLLRREFNRSVELQFLRTPSSFAFRVVSGPLIYTAISVINALRRPPRVSGSVPAVSALYTVPDLRYQVHTVLQFVPVHVDVRVCNFSERVEIGLVMAYSKTRQRSSEAGGVSVQLLNITVSSARPAAEQKVPVDITFAVRDGRGYLPGSEVSQHLRKLSMVEFSFYIGFPALQIAEPFQYPELNTSHHLRSTWVRTVLLGVENQLSSERSFGARVERRLALLLEEGLGLSGRRRWRRATAVGNSSLQVVRVARLSGPERPLEVLYFVEGPGGTRVPADVTAETLNSLDLQRAAIVLGHQVQRPLAQPVETMSVPPSETQSSSIWLIVGVIVPVFLAVFIIIILYWKLCGSEKLEFQPDAINTIQQRQKLQASSVKGFDFAKLHLGQHSKDDIMVIQEPGPLPAPTKEATPSDGGDLNTPKSKGSSTKTTRASRRHRGRTSPSDADSLGSDQSSGRESPEESTRPVATPMEAKQQRKPPKNAPSGGPDELLSSSSIFEHVDRLSRGSSDGARRPASKVQLIAMQPRPSPPSTKPSPSLSEKVNTEVALRHKSEMEHHRNKLRQRAKRRGQCEFPSMDDIMDAFGDGPVQSEVAQRLYSSAHDHMDCILQGDTPSPPRSDLRGRRSPRGRRAQPGPGSLPDTDQDRLLVDQGATYRKYPGLNNVAYMSDPDLPPDHGSPSPTDEVFDPAPVPPPYMPPQPSIEEARQQMHSLLDDAFALVSPSSQGSAGLSGVSPALPGPSAQAGPLGRQWGSYPSGPSHSPLSPRYAELGVSPTSAQGGQGHLQRQGSGGFVSAGDQLQEPPYSSRGQYKKPPSSSRPRPVGGSAGVQLHHLTQVGLSSQIGAYPGVGRSASGPTSSCWHQQHSEQDLSRPGGSRENVLSFPDFSSSLFQMPSSSLRDVSAPPLLLTSPTPEYLPEDASPSALSSASLIKAIREELRRLAQKQAVTSYP; from the exons ATGGGACCCAGAACCCCAAAGTGTCACCTCTTCCTGCTGGTCACCATGACGCTGGTTTCCATGGCGACGTCCGCTTCTCCTGTCCCAG ctgTTTTTGTCTCAGGCGGGCCGGACCGGAACAGAACAGCAGCGTCTTCGCCACGTCCTTCATCcccttcatcttcctcatcgCCCCTCCAACCGGGACCCCGAGCAGCCGGTCCGGAGtctggttaccatggcaacagtggCAGTCTCTCGGCAGATGCGGGCGCTCAGGGAATTCACCTCCTCCTCAGACCCCCTGACCTCCTGTCCCCCAGCCTGACTCCCCCTTTTGCCCCTCACAACCAGCCCACCATGAGCCCCCCTCCCACCTGGGACCAAGGCAACTCGCTAGAGGAGGCCTGGGGTTCTGGAGACTACGTGGAGACGCTGTCCTTCGTGGTTCCCGATGGGGAGGAGCTAGCACTAGCCACGCCTCTGCCCAGCCACCCctacgacgatgatgatgatgttggtgACTGGGCGTCCCACGAGACCATCTTACCCCCGcgccccacccccccactcaaGTCTCACATCGTCCTCTCGCCATCCTCCACCGCCCCCAGCATCCCTCCCCACACGCGGCCCGCCCACCCGGATGTCTTCCCCACCTGGGATGACGACTATGACCCCGAAGACCTGGCCCCGCTTCAGCCGACCGAGCTGCTGCTGCCTGACATGAACAGTTTGGAATACTACACCAACCTGTTGGCTAGagagcgggggaggggggggtctcAGGAGGCTTCGCAGGAGGGCCAGGTCTTGACCAAACCCTCTGTCACTCCAACAGCAGTCTGCAACCAAACCCGAGCAGTTCCAAGTTCTGGTCCCCCTCCCGGGAAGGAGCCCGAGAGTCCCGCGGCAGTGCCCACCCCCGGTCCCAGCCTCCCACCCACCCTCACACATGAGGAGGAGCCTCAATCTGAGACACCCTCGGCCCCCTCTCCGGTTCCAGAACAAAAAGACCCCCTTCCGCCAAACACCAAACACCCCCCCACTTCTAACTCCACCAGTCGGGTGCGTCTGCCTCCGCCGCCCGTACCCCCCACCCTTCTGGACAGACCGGCAGAGGTCACCGCCAAGCCGGAGAAGACCACCACTACGACCCCCACCACGCAGAGGACCGCCATCAGCTTGACGAGAGCACCGCCAGCAACCACCCCCAGGGTGGCCCAGACCCCCGCCAGCAAACAGTACTTGTGCAACGTCACCAAGCCAGAGTCGTACCTGGTCAGAGTAG GTGGGACCAGAGGCTCCGTGGCCGGTTTCACCTTGGTCCGGGATCTTTTGAGGAGGGAATTTAACCGATCGGTGGAGCTTCAG TTCTTGAGAACTCCTTCCAGTTTTGCCTTCCGTGTGGTGTCCGGTCCTTTGATCTACACAGCCATATCGGTCATCAATGCCCTCCGCCGACCGCCACGTGTCTCAGGTTCGGTTCCCGCGGTGTCGGCCCTGTACACCGTGCCTGACCTCAGGTACCAGGTCCACACGGTGCTGCAGTTCGTTCCAGTCCACGTTGACGTCAGAGTGTGTAACTTCAGCGAGCGTGTCGAGATCGGCCTAGTGATGGCGTACAGCAAAACTCGGCAACGTTCTTCGGAGGCGGGCGGCGTTAGCGTCCAG ctgctAAACATCACGGTCAGCTCGGCAAGGCCGGCGGCGGAGCAGAAGGTTCCCGTCGACATCACGTTCGCGGTTCGGGATGGGAGGGGCTACTTGCCGGGTTCGGAGGTCAGCCAACACCTGAGGAAGCTCAGCATGGTGGAGTTCAGCTTCTACATCGGCTTTCCTGCTCTGCAGATTGCTGAAC CATTTCAGTACCCTGAGCTCAACACCTCCCATCACCTGCGATCCACGTGGGTCCGCACGG TTCTCCTGGGCGTGGAGAACCAGCTGTCGTCCGAGCGAAGCTTTGGAGCTCGCGTGGAGCGGCGCTTGGCCCTGCTGCTCGAGGAAGGACTGGGACTTTCCGGCAGAAGGCGCTGGAGGAGAGCCACGGCTGTAGGCAACAGCAGCCTGCAG GTGGTGCGGGTGGCCAGGCTGTCCGGGCCAGAACGCCCTCTTGAGGTCTTATATTTTGTTGAGGGTCCGGGGGGCACACGGGTACCGGCGGATGTGACAGCAGAAACCCTGAATAGCTTAGACCTGCAGAGAGCCGCCATCGTCCTGGGACACCAAGTCCAGAGACCGCTGGCCCAAC CGGTGGAGACCATGTCTGTCCCCCCATCCGAGACCCAAAGCAGTAGCATCTGGCTGATCGTTGGCGTGATCGTCCCGGTCTTTCTGGccgtcttcatcatcatcatcctctacTGGAAGCTATGTGGATCAGAGAAACTGGAGTTCCAGCCGGACGCCATCAACACCATCCAGCAGCGGCAGAAG CTTCAGGCCTCCAGCGTGAAAGGCTTCGACTTCGCCAAACTCCACCTGGGCCAGCACAGTAAAGACGACATCATGGTGATCCAGGAGCCGGGACCGCTGCCGGCCCCCACCAAGGAGGCCACGCCCTCTGATGGCGGTGACCTCAACACTCCCAAATCAAAAGGGTCGTCCACCAAAACTACGAGAGCAAGCCGCCGCCACCGTGGAAG GACCAGCCCGTCAGACGCTGACTCGTTAGGCAGCGACCAATCCAGCGGCAGAGAGTCGCCAGAGGAGAGTACTCGCCCTGTAGCCACGCCCATGGAGGCCAAGCAGCAGAGGAAGCCGCCCAAAAACG CGCCGTCAGGCGGTCCAGATGAGCTGTTGTCCTCATCCTCCATCTTTGAACACGTGGATCGTCTTTCTCGTGGCTCGTCTGACGGCGCGCGGCGTCCAGCTAGCAAGGTGCAGCTCATCGCCATGCAGCCGCGTCCGAGCCCGCCGTCGACCAAGCCCAGCCCCTCCCTCAGCGAAAAGGTCAACACAGAG gtggcgctgcgacaCAAGTCGGAAATGGAGCACCATCGGAACAAACTCCGGCAGCGCGCCAAGAGGCGGGGCCAGTGTGAATTCCCGTCCATGGATGACATCATGGACGCTTTTGGAGACGGGCCGGTCCAGAGTGAGGTTGCTCAGCGTCTCTACAGCTCCGCCCACGACCACATGGACTGCATCCTACAGGGGGACACCCCGTCCCCTCCCAGGTCGGACTTGAG AGGGAGGCGCTCTCCTCGGGGTCGGCGGGCTCAGCCGGGACCTGGAAGTCTTCCTGACACAGACCAGGATCGGCTGCTTGTGGACCAGGGTGCCACCTACAGGAAGTACCCAGGACTCAACAACGTGGCCTACATG TCTGATCCGGACCTGCCTCCGGACCACGGGAGCCCCTCTCCCACCGATGAGGTGTTTGACCCCGCCCCGGTCCCGCCCCCTTACATGCCACCGCAGCCGTCCATCGAGGAAGCCCGGCAGCAGATGCACTCCCTCCTGGACGACGCCTTTGCTCTGGTCTCTCCATCCTCGCAAGGCAGCGCCGGGTTGAGCGGTGTAAGCCCCGCCCTCCCCGGCCCATCCGCACAGGCCGGCCCCCTGGGAAGGCAGTGGGGGTCCTACCCGTCCGGCCCCTCCCACAGCCCCCTGTCCCCG AGATACGCTGAGCTGGGAGTTTCTCCGACCTCCGCTCAGGGAGGCCAAGGTCATCTGCAAAG GCAGGGTTCAGGAGGCTTTGTTTCCGCTGGAGACCAGCTGCAGGAGCCCCCGTactccagcagggggcagtacAAAAAGCCGCCCTCATCCTCCAGACCCCGTCCCGTGGGGGGCAGCGCAG GTGTGCAGCTCCACCACCTGACCCAGGTGGGCTTGTCCAGCCAGATTGGCGCCTACCCCGGGGTGGGCCGCAGCGCCTCAGGTCCGACCAGCTCCTGTTGGCACCAACAGCACTCAGAGCAGGACCTCTCCAGACCCGGAGGCAGCAGGGAGAAC GTGCTGTCCTTTCCCGACTTCTCGTCGTCTCTTTTCCAGATGCCGAGCTCCTCGCTTCGGGATGTGTCAGCGCCACCGCTTCTTCTGACCTCGCCGACTCCAGAATATCTGCCCGAGGACGCCTCGCCCTCCGCTCTTAGCTCCGCCTCCTTGATCAAGGCCATCAGGGAGGAGCTTCGCCGCCTGGCGCAAAAACAGGCTGTGACCAGCTACCCTTAA